The Eleginops maclovinus isolate JMC-PN-2008 ecotype Puerto Natales chromosome 3, JC_Emac_rtc_rv5, whole genome shotgun sequence genome includes a region encoding these proteins:
- the cnot10 gene encoding CCR4-NOT transcription complex subunit 10 isoform X4, with protein sequence MCQSTEFNLISTDLTHTGFLTILEKATEMAENTEQTEAKHDSSSSPGVTDQEKEMAASAYEAYLSGKYDESLKHLETLQELNKEDYKIAMNKAVVEFYKSSQTTTGTLKQTLMAMKNQVHTSAEDIDGLDDVENSWLYYNQAIIHYHMRQYSEAIAIGERLYQFLEPFEKFAQAVCFLLVDLYLLTFQPEKALHLLALLDKLSTQGSSKNGKGESSNKDGANQKAEFTAMMEAAKSKMHQYKVRAYIQMKSSKACKREIKSVMNTAGNSAPSLFLKSNFEYLRGNYRKAVKLLNSSNIAEHPGPIKTGECVRCMFWNNLGCIHFAMGKHNLGIFYFKKALQENDHTCAQLGDGSSGQAKKFTGIPMCALLANKRYELLYNCGIQLLHIGRPLAAFECLMEAVQVYHSNPRLWLRLAECCISANKGSEQESKGLPCKKGIVQSIVGQGYHRKIILASQSTQNTIYSEGQSAAIPVASMEFAAICLRNALLLLPEHQQDAKTENGSKMCSQSGSTESGSENSDACSGKGPEADKFLSAAPSSPLRKQEVDNLRCSILACSAYVALALGDNLMALNHAEKLLHQTKVSGSLKFLGHLYAAEALISLDRISDAIAHLNPENVSDVSMGVLSSEQDQGSDKGEEPVESWKQTPLCYPSSVTSARAMMLFNLGSAYCLRSEYEKARKCLHQAASMVNTKEIPPEAILLAVYLELQNGNTQLALQIIKRNQLLPSPVQRVSPDSRKKPVQPIQLPSSFTQVQRK encoded by the exons AGCGGGAAGTACGACGAGTCTCTGAAACACCTGGAAACCCTTCAGGAGCTCAACAAAGAGGACTACAAGATCGCCATGAACAAAGCCGTCGTAGAGTTTTACAAAAGCAGCCAGACTACCACAGGGACTCTGAAGCAGACACTCATGGCAATGAAGAACCAG GTTCACACATCGGCAGAGGACATTGATGGGTTGGATGATGTAGAAAATAGTTGGCTGTACTATAATCAAGCCATCATCCACTATCACATGCGACAGTACTCTGAAGCCATCGCCATAGGAGAGAGGCTCTACCAGTTCCTGGAGCCGTTTG AGAAGTTTGCTCAGGCGGTGTGCTTCCTGCTGGTGGACCTGTACCTGCTCACCTTCCAGCCAGAGAAGGCCCTCCACCTGCTGGCTTTGCTGGACAAACTCTCCACACAAGGAAGCAGCAAGAACGGCAAAGGAGAG AGTTCAAACAAAGATGGAGCTAACCAGAAGGCAGAGTTCACAGCCATGATGGAGGCCGCCAAGTCAAAGATGCACCAG TACAAAGTGAGAGCCTACATTCAGATGAAATCCTCCAAGGCCTGCAAGAGAGAGATCAAGTCAGTGATGAACACAGCAGGGAAC TCTGCACCCTCACTTTTTCTCAAGAGTAACTTTGAGTACCTGAGAGGAAACTACCGGAAAGCAGTGAAGTTGTTGAACAGCTCAAACATCGCAGAGCATCCTGGACCCATCAAAACGG GGGAATGTGTTCGATGTATGTTCTGGAACAATCTGGGCTGCATACACTTCGCAATGGGGAAACACAACCTAGGCATTTTCTACTTCAAGAAGGCGCTGCAAGAGAACGACCACACGTGCGCACAGCTAGGGGACGGCAGCAGCGGGCAAG cTAAGAAGTTCACAGGTATCCCCATGTGTGCTCTGCTAGCAAACAAGCGCTACGAGCTGCTGTATAACTGCGGGATCCAGCTGCTGCACATCGGCAGGCCTCTGGCAGCCTTCGAGTGTCTGATGGAGGCCGTGCAAGTGTACCACTCCAACCCCAGACTGTGGCTGCGCCTGGCAGAGTGCTGCATCTCCGCCAACAAG GGCTCGGAGCAGGAGAGCAAAGGTTTACCTTGTAAAAAAGGTATAGTTCAGTCTATCGTCGGGCAAGGATACCATCGCAAGATCATCCTGGCATCGCAGTCCACCCAGAACACTATATACAG tgagGGCCAGTCAGCAGCTATCCCAGTAGCCAGTATGGAGTTTGCAGCCATCTGCCTGAGGAacgctctgctgctgctgcctgaacaccagcaggacgCCAAGACAGAGAACGGCTCCAAGATGTGCAGCCAGTCAGGGAGCACGGAGAGCGGCAGCGAGAACAGCGACGCCTGCAG TGGGAAGGGTCCGGAGGCCGATAAGTTCCTGTCCGCTGCTCCATCGTCCCCCctcaggaaacaggaagtggataaCCTCAG GTGCTCCATCCTGGCCTGCAGTGCCTATGTGGCGTTAGCACTGGGAGACAACCTGATGGCGCTAAACCACGCTGAGAAGCTGCTCCACCAAACCAAGGTGTCCGGATCGCTCAA GTTCCTGGGTCACCTCTACGCTGCTGAAGCCCTGATCTCATTGGACAGGATCTCAGACGCCATCGCACACCTCAACCCAGAGAACGTGAGCGACGTGTCCATGGGGGTGCTGAGCAGCGAGCAGGACCAAG GTTCAGACAAAGGAGAAGAGCCCGTGGAGTCCT ggaAGCAGACTCCCCTGTGTTACCCCAGCAGTGTGACGTCAGCCCGGGCTATGATGCTATTCAACCTGGGCAGCGCCTACTGTCTGAGGAGCGAGTACGAAAAGGCCCGCAAGTGCCTGCATCAG GCTGCATCTATGGTGAACACTAAGGAAATTCCACCTGAAGCCATCCTGCTGGCAGTCTACTTAGAGCTGCAGAACG GAAACACCCAGCTGGCCCTGCAGATCATCAAACGGAACCAGCTGCTGCCCTCGCCGGTCCAGAGGGTTTCCCCAGACTCCCGCAAGAAACCCGTCCAGCCCATCCAGCTGCCCTCATCCTTTACACAAGTTCAGCGCAAATGA
- the cnot10 gene encoding CCR4-NOT transcription complex subunit 10 isoform X5, whose amino-acid sequence MAASAYEAYLSGKYDESLKHLETLQELNKEDYKIAMNKAVVEFYKSSQTTTGTLKQTLMAMKNQVHTSAEDIDGLDDVENSWLYYNQAIIHYHMRQYSEAIAIGERLYQFLEPFEKFAQAVCFLLVDLYLLTFQPEKALHLLALLDKLSTQGSSKNGKGESSNKDGANQKAEFTAMMEAAKSKMHQYKVRAYIQMKSSKACKREIKSVMNTAGNSAPSLFLKSNFEYLRGNYRKAVKLLNSSNIAEHPGPIKTGECVRCMFWNNLGCIHFAMGKHNLGIFYFKKALQENDHTCAQLGDGSSGQAKKFTGIPMCALLANKRYELLYNCGIQLLHIGRPLAAFECLMEAVQVYHSNPRLWLRLAECCISANKGSEQESKGLPCKKGIVQSIVGQGYHRKIILASQSTQNTIYSEGQSAAIPVASMEFAAICLRNALLLLPEHQQDAKTENGSKMCSQSGSTESGSENSDACSGKGPEADKFLSAAPSSPLRKQEVDNLRCSILACSAYVALALGDNLMALNHAEKLLHQTKVSGSLKFLGHLYAAEALISLDRISDAIAHLNPENVSDVSMGVLSSEQDQAGSDKGEEPVESSGKQTPLCYPSSVTSARAMMLFNLGSAYCLRSEYEKARKCLHQAASMVNTKEIPPEAILLAVYLELQNGNTQLALQIIKRNQLLPSPVQRVSPDSRKKPVQPIQLPSSFTQVQRK is encoded by the exons AGCGGGAAGTACGACGAGTCTCTGAAACACCTGGAAACCCTTCAGGAGCTCAACAAAGAGGACTACAAGATCGCCATGAACAAAGCCGTCGTAGAGTTTTACAAAAGCAGCCAGACTACCACAGGGACTCTGAAGCAGACACTCATGGCAATGAAGAACCAG GTTCACACATCGGCAGAGGACATTGATGGGTTGGATGATGTAGAAAATAGTTGGCTGTACTATAATCAAGCCATCATCCACTATCACATGCGACAGTACTCTGAAGCCATCGCCATAGGAGAGAGGCTCTACCAGTTCCTGGAGCCGTTTG AGAAGTTTGCTCAGGCGGTGTGCTTCCTGCTGGTGGACCTGTACCTGCTCACCTTCCAGCCAGAGAAGGCCCTCCACCTGCTGGCTTTGCTGGACAAACTCTCCACACAAGGAAGCAGCAAGAACGGCAAAGGAGAG AGTTCAAACAAAGATGGAGCTAACCAGAAGGCAGAGTTCACAGCCATGATGGAGGCCGCCAAGTCAAAGATGCACCAG TACAAAGTGAGAGCCTACATTCAGATGAAATCCTCCAAGGCCTGCAAGAGAGAGATCAAGTCAGTGATGAACACAGCAGGGAAC TCTGCACCCTCACTTTTTCTCAAGAGTAACTTTGAGTACCTGAGAGGAAACTACCGGAAAGCAGTGAAGTTGTTGAACAGCTCAAACATCGCAGAGCATCCTGGACCCATCAAAACGG GGGAATGTGTTCGATGTATGTTCTGGAACAATCTGGGCTGCATACACTTCGCAATGGGGAAACACAACCTAGGCATTTTCTACTTCAAGAAGGCGCTGCAAGAGAACGACCACACGTGCGCACAGCTAGGGGACGGCAGCAGCGGGCAAG cTAAGAAGTTCACAGGTATCCCCATGTGTGCTCTGCTAGCAAACAAGCGCTACGAGCTGCTGTATAACTGCGGGATCCAGCTGCTGCACATCGGCAGGCCTCTGGCAGCCTTCGAGTGTCTGATGGAGGCCGTGCAAGTGTACCACTCCAACCCCAGACTGTGGCTGCGCCTGGCAGAGTGCTGCATCTCCGCCAACAAG GGCTCGGAGCAGGAGAGCAAAGGTTTACCTTGTAAAAAAGGTATAGTTCAGTCTATCGTCGGGCAAGGATACCATCGCAAGATCATCCTGGCATCGCAGTCCACCCAGAACACTATATACAG tgagGGCCAGTCAGCAGCTATCCCAGTAGCCAGTATGGAGTTTGCAGCCATCTGCCTGAGGAacgctctgctgctgctgcctgaacaccagcaggacgCCAAGACAGAGAACGGCTCCAAGATGTGCAGCCAGTCAGGGAGCACGGAGAGCGGCAGCGAGAACAGCGACGCCTGCAG TGGGAAGGGTCCGGAGGCCGATAAGTTCCTGTCCGCTGCTCCATCGTCCCCCctcaggaaacaggaagtggataaCCTCAG GTGCTCCATCCTGGCCTGCAGTGCCTATGTGGCGTTAGCACTGGGAGACAACCTGATGGCGCTAAACCACGCTGAGAAGCTGCTCCACCAAACCAAGGTGTCCGGATCGCTCAA GTTCCTGGGTCACCTCTACGCTGCTGAAGCCCTGATCTCATTGGACAGGATCTCAGACGCCATCGCACACCTCAACCCAGAGAACGTGAGCGACGTGTCCATGGGGGTGCTGAGCAGCGAGCAGGACCAAG CAGGTTCAGACAAAGGAGAAGAGCCCGTGGAGTCCT cagggaAGCAGACTCCCCTGTGTTACCCCAGCAGTGTGACGTCAGCCCGGGCTATGATGCTATTCAACCTGGGCAGCGCCTACTGTCTGAGGAGCGAGTACGAAAAGGCCCGCAAGTGCCTGCATCAG GCTGCATCTATGGTGAACACTAAGGAAATTCCACCTGAAGCCATCCTGCTGGCAGTCTACTTAGAGCTGCAGAACG GAAACACCCAGCTGGCCCTGCAGATCATCAAACGGAACCAGCTGCTGCCCTCGCCGGTCCAGAGGGTTTCCCCAGACTCCCGCAAGAAACCCGTCCAGCCCATCCAGCTGCCCTCATCCTTTACACAAGTTCAGCGCAAATGA
- the cnot10 gene encoding CCR4-NOT transcription complex subunit 10 isoform X2, whose amino-acid sequence MCQSTEFNLISTDLTHTGFLTILEKATEMAENTEQTEAKHDSSSSPGVTDQEKEMAASAYEAYLSGKYDESLKHLETLQELNKEDYKIAMNKAVVEFYKSSQTTTGTLKQTLMAMKNQVHTSAEDIDGLDDVENSWLYYNQAIIHYHMRQYSEAIAIGERLYQFLEPFEKFAQAVCFLLVDLYLLTFQPEKALHLLALLDKLSTQGSSKNGKGESSNKDGANQKAEFTAMMEAAKSKMHQYKVRAYIQMKSSKACKREIKSVMNTAGNSAPSLFLKSNFEYLRGNYRKAVKLLNSSNIAEHPGPIKTGECVRCMFWNNLGCIHFAMGKHNLGIFYFKKALQENDHTCAQLGDGSSGQAKKFTGIPMCALLANKRYELLYNCGIQLLHIGRPLAAFECLMEAVQVYHSNPRLWLRLAECCISANKGSEQESKGLPCKKGIVQSIVGQGYHRKIILASQSTQNTIYSEGQSAAIPVASMEFAAICLRNALLLLPEHQQDAKTENGSKMCSQSGSTESGSENSDACSGKGPEADKFLSAAPSSPLRKQEVDNLRCSILACSAYVALALGDNLMALNHAEKLLHQTKVSGSLKFLGHLYAAEALISLDRISDAIAHLNPENVSDVSMGVLSSEQDQGSDKGEEPVESSGKQTPLCYPSSVTSARAMMLFNLGSAYCLRSEYEKARKCLHQAASMVNTKEIPPEAILLAVYLELQNGNTQLALQIIKRNQLLPSPVQRVSPDSRKKPVQPIQLPSSFTQVQRK is encoded by the exons AGCGGGAAGTACGACGAGTCTCTGAAACACCTGGAAACCCTTCAGGAGCTCAACAAAGAGGACTACAAGATCGCCATGAACAAAGCCGTCGTAGAGTTTTACAAAAGCAGCCAGACTACCACAGGGACTCTGAAGCAGACACTCATGGCAATGAAGAACCAG GTTCACACATCGGCAGAGGACATTGATGGGTTGGATGATGTAGAAAATAGTTGGCTGTACTATAATCAAGCCATCATCCACTATCACATGCGACAGTACTCTGAAGCCATCGCCATAGGAGAGAGGCTCTACCAGTTCCTGGAGCCGTTTG AGAAGTTTGCTCAGGCGGTGTGCTTCCTGCTGGTGGACCTGTACCTGCTCACCTTCCAGCCAGAGAAGGCCCTCCACCTGCTGGCTTTGCTGGACAAACTCTCCACACAAGGAAGCAGCAAGAACGGCAAAGGAGAG AGTTCAAACAAAGATGGAGCTAACCAGAAGGCAGAGTTCACAGCCATGATGGAGGCCGCCAAGTCAAAGATGCACCAG TACAAAGTGAGAGCCTACATTCAGATGAAATCCTCCAAGGCCTGCAAGAGAGAGATCAAGTCAGTGATGAACACAGCAGGGAAC TCTGCACCCTCACTTTTTCTCAAGAGTAACTTTGAGTACCTGAGAGGAAACTACCGGAAAGCAGTGAAGTTGTTGAACAGCTCAAACATCGCAGAGCATCCTGGACCCATCAAAACGG GGGAATGTGTTCGATGTATGTTCTGGAACAATCTGGGCTGCATACACTTCGCAATGGGGAAACACAACCTAGGCATTTTCTACTTCAAGAAGGCGCTGCAAGAGAACGACCACACGTGCGCACAGCTAGGGGACGGCAGCAGCGGGCAAG cTAAGAAGTTCACAGGTATCCCCATGTGTGCTCTGCTAGCAAACAAGCGCTACGAGCTGCTGTATAACTGCGGGATCCAGCTGCTGCACATCGGCAGGCCTCTGGCAGCCTTCGAGTGTCTGATGGAGGCCGTGCAAGTGTACCACTCCAACCCCAGACTGTGGCTGCGCCTGGCAGAGTGCTGCATCTCCGCCAACAAG GGCTCGGAGCAGGAGAGCAAAGGTTTACCTTGTAAAAAAGGTATAGTTCAGTCTATCGTCGGGCAAGGATACCATCGCAAGATCATCCTGGCATCGCAGTCCACCCAGAACACTATATACAG tgagGGCCAGTCAGCAGCTATCCCAGTAGCCAGTATGGAGTTTGCAGCCATCTGCCTGAGGAacgctctgctgctgctgcctgaacaccagcaggacgCCAAGACAGAGAACGGCTCCAAGATGTGCAGCCAGTCAGGGAGCACGGAGAGCGGCAGCGAGAACAGCGACGCCTGCAG TGGGAAGGGTCCGGAGGCCGATAAGTTCCTGTCCGCTGCTCCATCGTCCCCCctcaggaaacaggaagtggataaCCTCAG GTGCTCCATCCTGGCCTGCAGTGCCTATGTGGCGTTAGCACTGGGAGACAACCTGATGGCGCTAAACCACGCTGAGAAGCTGCTCCACCAAACCAAGGTGTCCGGATCGCTCAA GTTCCTGGGTCACCTCTACGCTGCTGAAGCCCTGATCTCATTGGACAGGATCTCAGACGCCATCGCACACCTCAACCCAGAGAACGTGAGCGACGTGTCCATGGGGGTGCTGAGCAGCGAGCAGGACCAAG GTTCAGACAAAGGAGAAGAGCCCGTGGAGTCCT cagggaAGCAGACTCCCCTGTGTTACCCCAGCAGTGTGACGTCAGCCCGGGCTATGATGCTATTCAACCTGGGCAGCGCCTACTGTCTGAGGAGCGAGTACGAAAAGGCCCGCAAGTGCCTGCATCAG GCTGCATCTATGGTGAACACTAAGGAAATTCCACCTGAAGCCATCCTGCTGGCAGTCTACTTAGAGCTGCAGAACG GAAACACCCAGCTGGCCCTGCAGATCATCAAACGGAACCAGCTGCTGCCCTCGCCGGTCCAGAGGGTTTCCCCAGACTCCCGCAAGAAACCCGTCCAGCCCATCCAGCTGCCCTCATCCTTTACACAAGTTCAGCGCAAATGA
- the cnot10 gene encoding CCR4-NOT transcription complex subunit 10 isoform X3 — MCQSTEFNLISTDLTHTGFLTILEKATEMAENTEQTEAKHDSSSSPGVTDQEKEMAASAYEAYLSGKYDESLKHLETLQELNKEDYKIAMNKAVVEFYKSSQTTTGTLKQTLMAMKNQVHTSAEDIDGLDDVENSWLYYNQAIIHYHMRQYSEAIAIGERLYQFLEPFEKFAQAVCFLLVDLYLLTFQPEKALHLLALLDKLSTQGSSKNGKGESSNKDGANQKAEFTAMMEAAKSKMHQYKVRAYIQMKSSKACKREIKSVMNTAGNSAPSLFLKSNFEYLRGNYRKAVKLLNSSNIAEHPGPIKTGECVRCMFWNNLGCIHFAMGKHNLGIFYFKKALQENDHTCAQLGDGSSGQAKKFTGIPMCALLANKRYELLYNCGIQLLHIGRPLAAFECLMEAVQVYHSNPRLWLRLAECCISANKGSEQESKGLPCKKGIVQSIVGQGYHRKIILASQSTQNTIYSEGQSAAIPVASMEFAAICLRNALLLLPEHQQDAKTENGSKMCSQSGSTESGSENSDACSGKGPEADKFLSAAPSSPLRKQEVDNLRCSILACSAYVALALGDNLMALNHAEKLLHQTKVSGSLKFLGHLYAAEALISLDRISDAIAHLNPENVSDVSMGVLSSEQDQAGSDKGEEPVESWKQTPLCYPSSVTSARAMMLFNLGSAYCLRSEYEKARKCLHQAASMVNTKEIPPEAILLAVYLELQNGNTQLALQIIKRNQLLPSPVQRVSPDSRKKPVQPIQLPSSFTQVQRK; from the exons AGCGGGAAGTACGACGAGTCTCTGAAACACCTGGAAACCCTTCAGGAGCTCAACAAAGAGGACTACAAGATCGCCATGAACAAAGCCGTCGTAGAGTTTTACAAAAGCAGCCAGACTACCACAGGGACTCTGAAGCAGACACTCATGGCAATGAAGAACCAG GTTCACACATCGGCAGAGGACATTGATGGGTTGGATGATGTAGAAAATAGTTGGCTGTACTATAATCAAGCCATCATCCACTATCACATGCGACAGTACTCTGAAGCCATCGCCATAGGAGAGAGGCTCTACCAGTTCCTGGAGCCGTTTG AGAAGTTTGCTCAGGCGGTGTGCTTCCTGCTGGTGGACCTGTACCTGCTCACCTTCCAGCCAGAGAAGGCCCTCCACCTGCTGGCTTTGCTGGACAAACTCTCCACACAAGGAAGCAGCAAGAACGGCAAAGGAGAG AGTTCAAACAAAGATGGAGCTAACCAGAAGGCAGAGTTCACAGCCATGATGGAGGCCGCCAAGTCAAAGATGCACCAG TACAAAGTGAGAGCCTACATTCAGATGAAATCCTCCAAGGCCTGCAAGAGAGAGATCAAGTCAGTGATGAACACAGCAGGGAAC TCTGCACCCTCACTTTTTCTCAAGAGTAACTTTGAGTACCTGAGAGGAAACTACCGGAAAGCAGTGAAGTTGTTGAACAGCTCAAACATCGCAGAGCATCCTGGACCCATCAAAACGG GGGAATGTGTTCGATGTATGTTCTGGAACAATCTGGGCTGCATACACTTCGCAATGGGGAAACACAACCTAGGCATTTTCTACTTCAAGAAGGCGCTGCAAGAGAACGACCACACGTGCGCACAGCTAGGGGACGGCAGCAGCGGGCAAG cTAAGAAGTTCACAGGTATCCCCATGTGTGCTCTGCTAGCAAACAAGCGCTACGAGCTGCTGTATAACTGCGGGATCCAGCTGCTGCACATCGGCAGGCCTCTGGCAGCCTTCGAGTGTCTGATGGAGGCCGTGCAAGTGTACCACTCCAACCCCAGACTGTGGCTGCGCCTGGCAGAGTGCTGCATCTCCGCCAACAAG GGCTCGGAGCAGGAGAGCAAAGGTTTACCTTGTAAAAAAGGTATAGTTCAGTCTATCGTCGGGCAAGGATACCATCGCAAGATCATCCTGGCATCGCAGTCCACCCAGAACACTATATACAG tgagGGCCAGTCAGCAGCTATCCCAGTAGCCAGTATGGAGTTTGCAGCCATCTGCCTGAGGAacgctctgctgctgctgcctgaacaccagcaggacgCCAAGACAGAGAACGGCTCCAAGATGTGCAGCCAGTCAGGGAGCACGGAGAGCGGCAGCGAGAACAGCGACGCCTGCAG TGGGAAGGGTCCGGAGGCCGATAAGTTCCTGTCCGCTGCTCCATCGTCCCCCctcaggaaacaggaagtggataaCCTCAG GTGCTCCATCCTGGCCTGCAGTGCCTATGTGGCGTTAGCACTGGGAGACAACCTGATGGCGCTAAACCACGCTGAGAAGCTGCTCCACCAAACCAAGGTGTCCGGATCGCTCAA GTTCCTGGGTCACCTCTACGCTGCTGAAGCCCTGATCTCATTGGACAGGATCTCAGACGCCATCGCACACCTCAACCCAGAGAACGTGAGCGACGTGTCCATGGGGGTGCTGAGCAGCGAGCAGGACCAAG CAGGTTCAGACAAAGGAGAAGAGCCCGTGGAGTCCT ggaAGCAGACTCCCCTGTGTTACCCCAGCAGTGTGACGTCAGCCCGGGCTATGATGCTATTCAACCTGGGCAGCGCCTACTGTCTGAGGAGCGAGTACGAAAAGGCCCGCAAGTGCCTGCATCAG GCTGCATCTATGGTGAACACTAAGGAAATTCCACCTGAAGCCATCCTGCTGGCAGTCTACTTAGAGCTGCAGAACG GAAACACCCAGCTGGCCCTGCAGATCATCAAACGGAACCAGCTGCTGCCCTCGCCGGTCCAGAGGGTTTCCCCAGACTCCCGCAAGAAACCCGTCCAGCCCATCCAGCTGCCCTCATCCTTTACACAAGTTCAGCGCAAATGA
- the cnot10 gene encoding CCR4-NOT transcription complex subunit 10 isoform X1, whose protein sequence is MCQSTEFNLISTDLTHTGFLTILEKATEMAENTEQTEAKHDSSSSPGVTDQEKEMAASAYEAYLSGKYDESLKHLETLQELNKEDYKIAMNKAVVEFYKSSQTTTGTLKQTLMAMKNQVHTSAEDIDGLDDVENSWLYYNQAIIHYHMRQYSEAIAIGERLYQFLEPFEKFAQAVCFLLVDLYLLTFQPEKALHLLALLDKLSTQGSSKNGKGESSNKDGANQKAEFTAMMEAAKSKMHQYKVRAYIQMKSSKACKREIKSVMNTAGNSAPSLFLKSNFEYLRGNYRKAVKLLNSSNIAEHPGPIKTGECVRCMFWNNLGCIHFAMGKHNLGIFYFKKALQENDHTCAQLGDGSSGQAKKFTGIPMCALLANKRYELLYNCGIQLLHIGRPLAAFECLMEAVQVYHSNPRLWLRLAECCISANKGSEQESKGLPCKKGIVQSIVGQGYHRKIILASQSTQNTIYSEGQSAAIPVASMEFAAICLRNALLLLPEHQQDAKTENGSKMCSQSGSTESGSENSDACSGKGPEADKFLSAAPSSPLRKQEVDNLRCSILACSAYVALALGDNLMALNHAEKLLHQTKVSGSLKFLGHLYAAEALISLDRISDAIAHLNPENVSDVSMGVLSSEQDQAGSDKGEEPVESSGKQTPLCYPSSVTSARAMMLFNLGSAYCLRSEYEKARKCLHQAASMVNTKEIPPEAILLAVYLELQNGNTQLALQIIKRNQLLPSPVQRVSPDSRKKPVQPIQLPSSFTQVQRK, encoded by the exons AGCGGGAAGTACGACGAGTCTCTGAAACACCTGGAAACCCTTCAGGAGCTCAACAAAGAGGACTACAAGATCGCCATGAACAAAGCCGTCGTAGAGTTTTACAAAAGCAGCCAGACTACCACAGGGACTCTGAAGCAGACACTCATGGCAATGAAGAACCAG GTTCACACATCGGCAGAGGACATTGATGGGTTGGATGATGTAGAAAATAGTTGGCTGTACTATAATCAAGCCATCATCCACTATCACATGCGACAGTACTCTGAAGCCATCGCCATAGGAGAGAGGCTCTACCAGTTCCTGGAGCCGTTTG AGAAGTTTGCTCAGGCGGTGTGCTTCCTGCTGGTGGACCTGTACCTGCTCACCTTCCAGCCAGAGAAGGCCCTCCACCTGCTGGCTTTGCTGGACAAACTCTCCACACAAGGAAGCAGCAAGAACGGCAAAGGAGAG AGTTCAAACAAAGATGGAGCTAACCAGAAGGCAGAGTTCACAGCCATGATGGAGGCCGCCAAGTCAAAGATGCACCAG TACAAAGTGAGAGCCTACATTCAGATGAAATCCTCCAAGGCCTGCAAGAGAGAGATCAAGTCAGTGATGAACACAGCAGGGAAC TCTGCACCCTCACTTTTTCTCAAGAGTAACTTTGAGTACCTGAGAGGAAACTACCGGAAAGCAGTGAAGTTGTTGAACAGCTCAAACATCGCAGAGCATCCTGGACCCATCAAAACGG GGGAATGTGTTCGATGTATGTTCTGGAACAATCTGGGCTGCATACACTTCGCAATGGGGAAACACAACCTAGGCATTTTCTACTTCAAGAAGGCGCTGCAAGAGAACGACCACACGTGCGCACAGCTAGGGGACGGCAGCAGCGGGCAAG cTAAGAAGTTCACAGGTATCCCCATGTGTGCTCTGCTAGCAAACAAGCGCTACGAGCTGCTGTATAACTGCGGGATCCAGCTGCTGCACATCGGCAGGCCTCTGGCAGCCTTCGAGTGTCTGATGGAGGCCGTGCAAGTGTACCACTCCAACCCCAGACTGTGGCTGCGCCTGGCAGAGTGCTGCATCTCCGCCAACAAG GGCTCGGAGCAGGAGAGCAAAGGTTTACCTTGTAAAAAAGGTATAGTTCAGTCTATCGTCGGGCAAGGATACCATCGCAAGATCATCCTGGCATCGCAGTCCACCCAGAACACTATATACAG tgagGGCCAGTCAGCAGCTATCCCAGTAGCCAGTATGGAGTTTGCAGCCATCTGCCTGAGGAacgctctgctgctgctgcctgaacaccagcaggacgCCAAGACAGAGAACGGCTCCAAGATGTGCAGCCAGTCAGGGAGCACGGAGAGCGGCAGCGAGAACAGCGACGCCTGCAG TGGGAAGGGTCCGGAGGCCGATAAGTTCCTGTCCGCTGCTCCATCGTCCCCCctcaggaaacaggaagtggataaCCTCAG GTGCTCCATCCTGGCCTGCAGTGCCTATGTGGCGTTAGCACTGGGAGACAACCTGATGGCGCTAAACCACGCTGAGAAGCTGCTCCACCAAACCAAGGTGTCCGGATCGCTCAA GTTCCTGGGTCACCTCTACGCTGCTGAAGCCCTGATCTCATTGGACAGGATCTCAGACGCCATCGCACACCTCAACCCAGAGAACGTGAGCGACGTGTCCATGGGGGTGCTGAGCAGCGAGCAGGACCAAG CAGGTTCAGACAAAGGAGAAGAGCCCGTGGAGTCCT cagggaAGCAGACTCCCCTGTGTTACCCCAGCAGTGTGACGTCAGCCCGGGCTATGATGCTATTCAACCTGGGCAGCGCCTACTGTCTGAGGAGCGAGTACGAAAAGGCCCGCAAGTGCCTGCATCAG GCTGCATCTATGGTGAACACTAAGGAAATTCCACCTGAAGCCATCCTGCTGGCAGTCTACTTAGAGCTGCAGAACG GAAACACCCAGCTGGCCCTGCAGATCATCAAACGGAACCAGCTGCTGCCCTCGCCGGTCCAGAGGGTTTCCCCAGACTCCCGCAAGAAACCCGTCCAGCCCATCCAGCTGCCCTCATCCTTTACACAAGTTCAGCGCAAATGA